The Corylus avellana chromosome ca8, CavTom2PMs-1.0 genome has a segment encoding these proteins:
- the LOC132191028 gene encoding 1-aminocyclopropane-1-carboxylate synthase 3-like, with translation MLSKKASCESHGQDSSYFLGWQEYEKNSYHEVQNTTGIIQMGLAENQLSFDLLESWLESNSDVLALKRKGRSVFRELALFQDYHGFPDFKNRLVEFMAKLRGFKVAFDPNKLVLTAGATSANEILMFCLAEPGEAFLLPTPYYPGFDRDLKWRTGVEIVPIHCTSANDFRITACALENAYQQAQKLNLKVKGVLVTNPSNPLGTTMNREELSHLIDFAITKKIHVISDEIYSGTVFDSPSFTSISEALMEASSDDADVCNRIHIVYSLSKDLGLPGFRVGMIYSYNETVVAAATKMSSFGLVSSQTQYLLSNILSDKKFTGKYIKENQRRIRGRKEMLVAGLRGAGIKCLKSNAGLFCWVDMRHLLSSDTFEAEKELWKRILFGFGLNISPGSSCHCSEPGWFRMCFANISQETLRVALRRVEALVESMDSTKASTLRNATSTTSGAGGDNFNHHHHRRTVRNSRRSWSLSKWVLPSPYDDHETADR, from the exons ATGTTGTCTAAGAAAGCTAGTTGTGAGTCACACGGCCAAGACTCTTCCTACTTCTTGGGGTGGCAGGAATATGAGAAGAATTCTTACCATGAAGTTCAAAATACCACCGGAATCATTCAAATGGGACTCGCAGAAAATCAG CTTTCGTTTGATCTTCTGGAGTCATGGCTTGAAAGCAATTCTGATGTGCTGGCGTTGAAGCGAAAGGGAAGATCTGTATTCAGAGAACTGGCTCTCTTCCAAGACTACCATGGCTTTCCCGATTTCAAGAAT AGATTGGTGGAGTTTATGGCAAAATTAAGAGGCTTTAAAGTAGCTTTTGACCCTAACAAGCTCGTGCTTACCGCCGGCGCAACTTCTGCCAATGAGATTCTAATGTTCTGCCTCGCTGAACCCGGTGAAGCTTTCCTTCTTCCTACCCCATACTACCCAGG GTTTGATAGAGACCTCAAGTGGCGTACTGGAGTTGAAATTGTTCCAATACATTGCACGAGTGCGAATGACTTCAGAATTACTGCGTGCGCACTGGAGAATGCTTATCAACAAGCCCAAAAACTCAATTTAAAGGTTAAAGGGGTGTTGGTGACGAATCCTTCAAACCCTTTGGGCACGACAATGAACCGGGAAGAACTTAGCCATCTTATTGATTTTGCTATCACTAAAAAAATCCATGTAATAAGTGATGAGATTTACTCAGGAACAGTTTTTGACTCCCCCTCCTTTACAAGCATTTCAGAAGCTTTGATGGAGGCAAGTAGTGATGACGCTGACGTGTGTAACCGCATTCACATTGTTTACAGCCTCTCGAAGGATCTTGGTTTGCCGGGATTTCGGGTGGGCATGATTTACTCCTACAATGAAACAGTTGTTGCCGCAGCTACAAAGATGTCAAGCTTTGGACTTGTTTCTTCTCAAACTCAGTATTTGCTCTCCAACATACTCTCCGACAAGAAATTCACTGGAAAATATATAAAGGAGAATCAAAGGAGGATCAGAGGAAGGAAGGAAATGCTTGTTGCCGGCCTTCGTGGTGCGGGTATTAAGTGCTTGAAGAGCAATGCCGGTTTGTTTTGCTGGGTGGACATGAGGCACCTGTTAAGCTCCGACACGTTTGAAGCAGAGAAAGAGCTTTGGAAGAGGATTCTTTTCGGATTCGGGTTGAACATCTCTCCCGGATCTTCCTGCCATTGCTCCGAGCCGGGTTGGTTCAGAATGTGTTTTGCAAACATATCCCAAGAAACATTGAGGGTGGCATTGCGACGCGTCGAGGCCTTGGTAGAATCCATGGATTCTACCAAGGCCTCGACGCTTCGCAATGCCACTTCAACCACCTCCGGCGCCGGCGGAGATAAtttcaaccaccaccaccaccggcGAACCGTTCGGAACTCGAGAAGAAGCTGGTCACTTTCCAAGTGGGTCTTGCCTTCACCATACGATGATCACGAAACAGCCGACCGTTAG